The following coding sequences are from one Nicotiana tabacum cultivar K326 chromosome 1, ASM71507v2, whole genome shotgun sequence window:
- the LOC107797742 gene encoding vesicle-fusing ATPase isoform X1, producing MAGRFGSAASTMIVTYTPAKDLAYTNCAYCSPADLRNFLVPGSKLAYALIADDFVLTLAAHDGIPNGHLGLNAIQRRYAKVSTGDAISVNRFVPPDDFNLALLTLDLEFVKKGTKDEQVDAVSLANQVRKRFANQIMSTGQKVTFEYHGNGYIFTVNQATVEGQEKSNIERGMISADTYIIFEAANSSGIKIVNQREAASSSIFRQKEFNLQSLGIGGLSAEFADIFRRAFASRVFPPHVTSKLGIKHVKGMLLYGPPGTGKTLMARQIGKMLNGKEPKIVNGPEVLSKFVGETEKNVRDLFADAEQDQRTKGDQSELHVIIFDEIDAICKSRGSTRDGTGVHDSIVNQLLTKIDGVESLNNVLLIGMTNRKDLLDEALMRPGRLEVQVEISLPDENGRLQILQIHTNQMKENSFLSPDVNLQELAARTKNYSGAELEGVVKSAVSFALNRQLSMDDLTKPVDEESIKVTMDDFLHALGEVRPAFGASTDDLERCRLNGIVDCGERHQHIYRRTMLLAEQVKVSRGSPLITCLLEGPSGSGKTAMAATVGIESDFPYVKIISAETMIGLSESSKCAQIVKVFEDAYKSPLSIVVLDGIERLLEYVAIGPRFSNLISQTLLVLLKRLPPKGKKILVIGTTSEAGFLDSVGLCDAFSVTYHVPTLKTEDAKKVLQQLNVFSNDDVDSAAEALNDMPIKKLYMVVEMAAQGEHGGTAEAIYSGKEKIQISHFYDCLQDIARY from the exons ATGGCAGGGAGATTTGGTTCCGCAGCATCGACGATGATCGTAACTTACACGCCGGCGAAAGATCTCGCTTACACAAATTGCGCATATTGCTCTCCGGCGGATCTCAGAAACTTCCTTGTTCCTGGATCTAAGCTCGCTTATGCACTTATCGCTGATGATTTCGTTCTCACTTTAG CTGCCCACGATGGCATTCCTAATGGTCATCTTGGTCTTAATGCGATTCAAAGACGCTATGCTAAAGTTTCCACTGGAGATGCTATATCTGTTAACAG ATTTGTTCCACCTGATGACTTCAACCTTGCTCTGCTTACCCTTGACTTGGAGTTTGTGAAAAAAGGGACCAAAGATGAGCAG GTGGATGCAGTTTCTTTGGCTAATCAAGTTCGTAAGAGATTTGCTAATCAG ATTATGTCAACTGGGCAAAAGGTGACATTTGAGTATCATGGCAATGGTTATATATTCACTGTGAATCAAGCTACTGTGGAGGGGCAAGAAAAGTCTAATATAGAAAGAGGGATGATTTCAGCTGACACATACATTATATTTGAAGCTGCAAACTCTAGTGGAATAAAG ATTGTCAACCAGCGTGAAGCTGCTAGCAGCAGCATCTTTAGACAGAAAGAATTCAATCTTCAATCATTGGGTATAGGTGGTCTGAGTGCAGAGTTTGCTGATATATTTCGAAGGGCTTTTGCTTCCAGGGTTTTCCCTCCACATGTCACCAGCAA GCTTGGTATCAAGCATGTCAAGGGAATGCTGCTCTATGGACCTCCTGGTACAGGGAAGACTCTAATGGCTCGCCAGATTGGAAAAATGCTAAATGGCAAGGAACCAAAG ATTGTCAATGGACCAGAAGTATTAAGCAAGTTCGTCGGTGAAACAGAAAAAAATGTGAGGGATTTGTTTGCTGATGCTGAGCAGGACCAAAGAACCAAAG GTGACCAAAGTGAACTGCATGTTATCATTTTTGACGAGATTGATGCAATCTGTAAG TCTAGAGGATCAACTAGAGATGGAACTGGTGTACATGACAGCATTGTTAACCAGCTTCTCACAAAG ATAGATGGGGTGGAATCTCTGAATAATGTTTTGCTCATTGGAATGACAAATAGAAAAGATCTACTTGATGAAGCGCTTATGAG GCCAGGACGACTAGAAGTCCAAGTGGAGATAAGCCTTCCTGATGAAAATGGTCGACTGCAAATTCTCCAGATTCATACAAACCAGATGAAAGAGAATTCCTTTCTTTCCCCAGATGTGAACTTGCAAGAACTTG CCGCAAGGACAAAAAATTATAGTGGTGCTGAGCTTGAAGGTGTAGTCAAAAGTGCTGTATCCTTTGCATTGAACAGGCAGCTAAGCATGGATGATCTTACTAAACCAGTGGATGAGGAGAGTATAAAAGTCACTATGGATGATTTTTTGCATGCCCTTGGTGAAGTAAGACCTGCATTTGGTGCTTCCACTGATGACCTTGAACGTTGCAG ACTTAATGGCATTGTGGACTGTGGCGAACGACATCAACACATCTACAGAAGAACTATGCTATTGGCAGAACAAGTTAAAGTCAGCAGGGGGAGCCCCCTCATTACTTGTCTTCTGGAAGGCCCAAGTGGAAG TGGCAAAACTGCAATGGCAGCAACAGTTGGAATTGAAAGTGATTTTCCCTATGTCAAGATA ATTTCTGCTGAAACTATGATTGGGCTAAGTGAAAGCAGCAAATGTGCTCAGATAGTAAAG GTATTTGAGGATGCGTACAAGTCACCACTCAGCATAGTCGTCCTTGATGGCATTGAAAG GCTTCTGGAATATGTTGCAATTGGCCCTCGATTTTCAAATTTGATTTCTCAAACACTGTTGGTGCTCCTTAAACGGCTTCCACCTAAG GGTAAAAAAATTCTCGTGATTGGAACTACTAGTGAGGCCGGTTTCTTGGACTCGGTTGGCCTTTGTGATGCTTTCTCAGTCACATACCATGTTCCAACATTAAAGACAGAAGATGCCAAGAAG GTGTTACAACAACTTAATGTCTTCTCAAACGATGATGTTGATTCTGCTGCTGAGGCATTAAATGAC ATGCCCATCAAGAAACTATACATGGTTGTCGAAATGGCTGCTCAAGGTGAACATGGTGGGACGGCAGAAGCCATCTATTCTGGCAAAGAGAAGATCCAAATCTCACATTTCTATGATTGCCTTCAGGACATTGCTCGATATTGA
- the LOC107801604 gene encoding uncharacterized protein LOC107801604, with product METPTPRAQYVSRNSMKRVFPGGSSIDAEVVEISRPINWSSKSKSPKQKQVICHEIIDVDMEEDISDVKHIDGNVKSSGKGKDILVDVSLGHGSSANSGPVDGAQSSSIKCPSASVNPITIDDFVIDEHIDMYYDDYYDDLLYDGVMKSHFDNMDIPPGVEAPIPWMPCPADGKMASRNQSTSFSSSTLVSQPIQFGQSWSSLGPALGKERLLSIGSSNFEGTSSSMNFSSGAEKHLFSHCTTKFHPSHATASYGWDNQSTPSAAYPPNFSMGSPVPDWTNLLLNPTTQVSSGFTHASGAANYFPQEMGFAPFNPGLLKSAKTTASPSIPLGPASNGEQHTELGETLKKLRLFKTFDTVQDYTDHYYSASPKNQPSKNWAKKIQEEWKILEKDLPDTIFVRVYETRMDLLRAVIKGADGTPYHDGLFFFDVLFPSNYPNVPPQVHYHSFGLRLNPNLYACGKVCLSLLNTWSGSGKEKWIPRESTMLQVLVSIQGLILNAKPYFNEPGWADMRGTPKGEASSLQYNESTYILNLRTMVFSMRRPPKHFEDFVAGHFVQSALDILVACKTYMDGAQVGSLVKGGVQDVDEGDKSCSPSFKASLAGFIKTVIDAFTEIGAKDCEKFLYLAQSGPVTSFLNKKRGTGKRK from the exons ATGGAGACGCCCACACCGCGTGCTCAATATGTCAGTCGCAATTCCAT GAAAAGAGTATTTCCAGGTGGGAGTTCAATTGATGCTGAGGTAGTGGAAATATCGCGACCTATCAATTGGAGTTCCAAATCAAAATCTCCGAAGCAAAAGCAG GTTATTTGCCATGAAATAATAGATGTTGACATGGAAGAAGATATTAGCGATGTTAAGCACATTGATGGAAATGTAAAATCTAGTGGCAAGGGGAAG GATATATTGGTCGATGTTTCCCTTGGTCATGGTAGTTCAGCTAATAGTGGACCAGTAGATGGGGCTCAGTCTTCTTCAATTAAGTGCCCTTCAGCATCAGTTAATCCAATTACTATAGATGATTTTGTTATTGATGAGCACATAGACATGTATTATGATGACTATTATGATGACTTACTGTATGACGGTGTTATGAAATCACATTTTGATAACATGGATATTCCCCCCGGAGTTGAAGCTCCAATCCCATGGATGCCTTGTCCCGCCGATGGAAAAATGGCATCAAGGAACCAGTCCACTTCATTTAGCAGCTCAACTCTTGTTAGTCAGCCTATACAGTTTGGGCAGTCTTGGTCATCTCTAGGACCTGCTTTAGGCAAAGAGAGACTATTATCCATTGGAAGTTCAAATTTTGAGGGAACAAGTAGTTCAATGAACTTCTCATCTGGGGCAGAAAAACATTTGTTTTCCCATTGTACAACGAAATTCCATCCATCCCATGCTACAGCTTCTTATGGTTGGGATAACCAATCTACTCCTAGTGCGGCTTATCCCCCAAATTTTTCCATGGGATCTCCGGTGCCTGATTGGACGAATTTATTACTTAATCCAACCACTCAGGTCTCATCAGGATTTACTCATGCGTCAGGGGCTGCAAACTATTTCCCTCAGGAAATGGGTTTTGCACCCTTTAATCCGGGTTTGCTTAAAAGTGCAAAAACTACAGCAAGTCCATCAATTCCTTTGGGGCCTGCTTCTAATGGGGAACAACATACAGAATTAGGTGAAACTCTGAAGAAGCTCCGTCTTTTCAAAACATTTGATACTGTTCAGGATTATACAGACCACTACtattctgcttctccaaaaaaCCAG CCTTCTAAGAATTGGGCCAAAAAAATACAGGAGGAATGGAAAATCCTGGAGAAAGATCTGCCTG ATACAATATTTGTCAGGGTGTATGAAACAAGAATGGATCTGTTGAGGGCAGTTATTAAGGGAGCTGATGGAACTCCATATCATGATGGCCTtttcttctttgatgttctctttCCAAGCAACTATCCCAATGTTCCACCG CAAGTTCACTACCATTCGTTTGGCCTTCGACTCAATCCTAATTTATATGCTTGTGGAAAAGTCTGCCTGAGTCTTCTCAACACTTGGAGCGGCTCAGGGAAGGAGAAATGGATCCCTCGTGAGTCTACCATGCTACAAGTTTTGGTGTCCATACAAGGGCTAATTCTGAATGCAAAGCCCTATTTCAATGAGCCTGGTTGGGCAGACATGAGAGGGACACCTAAAGGAGAAGCAAGCTCGCTGCAGTATAATGAGAGTACTTATATTTTAAATCTGAGAACAATGGTCTTCTCCATGAGGCGGCCACCAAAG CACTTTGAGGATTTTGTAGCAGGGCATTTTGTACAAAGTGCTCTGGATATACTCGTGGCGTGTAAGACGTATATGGATGGTGCTCAAGTAGGTAGCCTTGTCAAGGGAGGTGTTCAGGATGTCGATGAGGGTGACAAGAGCTGCTCACCGAGTTTTAAGGCTTCCTTGGCGGGATTTATCAAGACGGTTATAGATGCATTTACTGAAATTGGTGCAAAGGATTGTGAGAAGTTTCTTTACTTGGCGCAATCAGGACCTGTTACGAGCTTCCTCAATAAAAAAAGAGGAACAGGCAAAAGAAAATGA
- the LOC107797742 gene encoding vesicle-fusing ATPase isoform X2: protein MAGRFGSAASTMIVTYTPAKDLAYTNCAYCSPADLRNFLVPGSKLAYALIADDFVLTLAAHDGIPNGHLGLNAIQRRYAKVSTGDAISVNRFVPPDDFNLALLTLDLEFVKKGTKDEQVDAVSLANQVRKRFANQIMSTGQKVTFEYHGNGYIFTVNQATVEGQEKSNIERGMISADTYIIFEAANSSGIKIVNQREAASSSIFRQKEFNLQSLGIGGLSAEFADIFRRAFASRVFPPHVTSKLGIKHVKGMLLYGPPGTGKTLMARQIGKMLNGKEPKIVNGPEVLSKFVGETEKNVRDLFADAEQDQRTKGDQSELHVIIFDEIDAICKSRGSTRDGTGVHDSIVNQLLTKIDGVESLNNVLLIGMTNRKDLLDEALMRPGRLEVQVEISLPDENGRLQILQIHTNQMKENSFLSPDVNLQELAARTKNYSGAELEGVVKSAVSFALNRQLSMDDLTKPVDEESIKVTMDDFLHALGEVRPAFGASTDDLERCRLNGIVDCGERHQHIYRRTMLLAEQVKVSRGSPLITCLLEGPSGSGKTAMAATVGIESDFPYVKIISAETMIGLSESSKCAQIVKVFEDAYKSPLSIVVLDGIERLLEYVAIGPRFSNLISQTLLVLLKRLPPKGKKILVIGTTSEAGFLDSVGLCDAFSVTYHVPTLKTEDAKKVLQQLNVFSNDDVDSAAEALNDMPIKKLYMVVEMAAQGEHGGTAEAIYSGKEKIQISHFYDCLQDIARY, encoded by the exons ATGGCAGGGAGATTTGGTTCCGCAGCATCGACGATGATCGTAACTTACACGCCGGCGAAAGATCTCGCTTACACAAATTGCGCATATTGCTCTCCGGCGGATCTCAGAAACTTCCTTGTTCCTGGATCTAAGCTCGCTTATGCACTTATCGCTGATGATTTCGTTCTCACTTTAGC TGCCCACGATGGCATTCCTAATGGTCATCTTGGTCTTAATGCGATTCAAAGACGCTATGCTAAAGTTTCCACTGGAGATGCTATATCTGTTAACAG ATTTGTTCCACCTGATGACTTCAACCTTGCTCTGCTTACCCTTGACTTGGAGTTTGTGAAAAAAGGGACCAAAGATGAGCAG GTGGATGCAGTTTCTTTGGCTAATCAAGTTCGTAAGAGATTTGCTAATCAG ATTATGTCAACTGGGCAAAAGGTGACATTTGAGTATCATGGCAATGGTTATATATTCACTGTGAATCAAGCTACTGTGGAGGGGCAAGAAAAGTCTAATATAGAAAGAGGGATGATTTCAGCTGACACATACATTATATTTGAAGCTGCAAACTCTAGTGGAATAAAG ATTGTCAACCAGCGTGAAGCTGCTAGCAGCAGCATCTTTAGACAGAAAGAATTCAATCTTCAATCATTGGGTATAGGTGGTCTGAGTGCAGAGTTTGCTGATATATTTCGAAGGGCTTTTGCTTCCAGGGTTTTCCCTCCACATGTCACCAGCAA GCTTGGTATCAAGCATGTCAAGGGAATGCTGCTCTATGGACCTCCTGGTACAGGGAAGACTCTAATGGCTCGCCAGATTGGAAAAATGCTAAATGGCAAGGAACCAAAG ATTGTCAATGGACCAGAAGTATTAAGCAAGTTCGTCGGTGAAACAGAAAAAAATGTGAGGGATTTGTTTGCTGATGCTGAGCAGGACCAAAGAACCAAAG GTGACCAAAGTGAACTGCATGTTATCATTTTTGACGAGATTGATGCAATCTGTAAG TCTAGAGGATCAACTAGAGATGGAACTGGTGTACATGACAGCATTGTTAACCAGCTTCTCACAAAG ATAGATGGGGTGGAATCTCTGAATAATGTTTTGCTCATTGGAATGACAAATAGAAAAGATCTACTTGATGAAGCGCTTATGAG GCCAGGACGACTAGAAGTCCAAGTGGAGATAAGCCTTCCTGATGAAAATGGTCGACTGCAAATTCTCCAGATTCATACAAACCAGATGAAAGAGAATTCCTTTCTTTCCCCAGATGTGAACTTGCAAGAACTTG CCGCAAGGACAAAAAATTATAGTGGTGCTGAGCTTGAAGGTGTAGTCAAAAGTGCTGTATCCTTTGCATTGAACAGGCAGCTAAGCATGGATGATCTTACTAAACCAGTGGATGAGGAGAGTATAAAAGTCACTATGGATGATTTTTTGCATGCCCTTGGTGAAGTAAGACCTGCATTTGGTGCTTCCACTGATGACCTTGAACGTTGCAG ACTTAATGGCATTGTGGACTGTGGCGAACGACATCAACACATCTACAGAAGAACTATGCTATTGGCAGAACAAGTTAAAGTCAGCAGGGGGAGCCCCCTCATTACTTGTCTTCTGGAAGGCCCAAGTGGAAG TGGCAAAACTGCAATGGCAGCAACAGTTGGAATTGAAAGTGATTTTCCCTATGTCAAGATA ATTTCTGCTGAAACTATGATTGGGCTAAGTGAAAGCAGCAAATGTGCTCAGATAGTAAAG GTATTTGAGGATGCGTACAAGTCACCACTCAGCATAGTCGTCCTTGATGGCATTGAAAG GCTTCTGGAATATGTTGCAATTGGCCCTCGATTTTCAAATTTGATTTCTCAAACACTGTTGGTGCTCCTTAAACGGCTTCCACCTAAG GGTAAAAAAATTCTCGTGATTGGAACTACTAGTGAGGCCGGTTTCTTGGACTCGGTTGGCCTTTGTGATGCTTTCTCAGTCACATACCATGTTCCAACATTAAAGACAGAAGATGCCAAGAAG GTGTTACAACAACTTAATGTCTTCTCAAACGATGATGTTGATTCTGCTGCTGAGGCATTAAATGAC ATGCCCATCAAGAAACTATACATGGTTGTCGAAATGGCTGCTCAAGGTGAACATGGTGGGACGGCAGAAGCCATCTATTCTGGCAAAGAGAAGATCCAAATCTCACATTTCTATGATTGCCTTCAGGACATTGCTCGATATTGA